Proteins co-encoded in one Oreochromis aureus strain Israel breed Guangdong linkage group 3, ZZ_aureus, whole genome shotgun sequence genomic window:
- the LOC120439489 gene encoding histone H2B 1/2, which yields MPEPAKSAPKKGSKKAVTKTAGKGGKKKRKTRKESYAIYVYKVLKQVHPDTGISSKAMSIMNSFVNDIFERIAAEASRLAHYNKRSTITSREIQTAVRLLLPGELAKHAVSEGTKAVTKYTSSK from the coding sequence ATGCCTGAACCCGCAAAGTCCGCGCCCAAGAAGGGCTCCAAGAAAGCCGTGACCAAGACCGCCGGCAAGGGCggcaagaagaagagaaagaccAGGAAGGAGAGCTACGCCATCTACGTGTACAAGGTGCTGAAGCAGGTGCACCCCGACACCGGGATCTCCTCCAAAGCCATGAGCATCATGAACTCGTTTGTCAACGACATCTTCGAGCGCATCGCTGCTGAGGCATCTCGCCTGGCCCACTACAACAAACGCTCCACCATCACCTCCAGGGAGATCCAGACCGCAGTGCGCCTGCTCCTCCCCGGTGAGTTGGCCAAGCACGCCGTGTCTGAGGGCACCAAGGCCGTCACAAAGTACACCAGCTCCAAATAA